TTTTTTTGACTGCCTTCATAACTTTCATCACTCGACGTTTCTCTGTTCTTTCCTAACTCACGCGTCTAACCTACTATTTGGGTTTCCTCGCTTCAATGCCCATGTTATACATGATTTGTTCAATAAATTCGTAACCAGACACTATTTAGTGGGATTTTGTCGAGGTGAAGAAGACAACCGCGCAGCTATATATTTATAGCCACACATCATCAGCATCTTTTTACAGGTATAGTCAATCACTATTTTatgataattaatttttttacatttaacattttttcattaGTTCTTATTGAAAATAGTTTAATGTGGCCAAAGGGGTGTGGCCTTCAGACTAATCACTGTTGTAAGTATACCATATTTAAGCAAAAATACTTTCCCCTTTAAATCGATGTTTTGCTGTAAGTGTAAATTCTAATTAGAAAGAGGAACTTCAAGATCGAGTacgtaattttaatttcattaatattcAAACTGTTTAGAAAATGTATGAGTGGCAGAAGGAGCCGGATACAAAGAACAGGGGGAGGGTCTCTTGGCTAGCTCGCACGCACAGCATGCGAGCAGAGTAGCGACTTGTGCCGAAAGCTTTATGGGTAGTCTTAAAAGTAAGCGCTAGTTTGAAAAATCACTCAAACAGAAGGCAGAGGACGCCGAGTCAAGATGGGTGTCCTGAACTGCTCGCCACTTTTGATCGGAGTGATAGTGGTTATATGCACTCGTTTTGTGGGTGCTCAACGTGATCCAATTCCCAAAATTCAAGTCGTCGACGGAGGATTATCTCCACCTTATTTTAATCTTGCGGACAATCGTCGCATTTATGCTTCAGGTATGTtatattgaattattttgtgtACTAGTAATTTCTTAATCGGTGCGTTAGtaaaatcgggaaaaaaatgttttaactaTTTCACATTATTTTCGTTCTTGTAGCCACTTGCGGAGAAGATGTTACCGGACCAGAATTATATTGCAAACTTGTTGGCAGCAGTACTAGTAACTTGGACCCCGGGGAAGATATCAACATTATCAAAGGACAGGTACAGTTTTTGAATAATTCTCTTACAAAGTTATTGATCCATTACACCTTTTGACATACAGTAAGTAAtatgaatctattaaaattttgcattttaaTACCAATAGATCTGCGACACATGTGATCCTACAGATCCTAAACGAAGCCATCCGGCATCTAACGCCATTGATGGAACCTCCAACTGGTGGCAGAGCCCACCCATGTCTCGCGGGTTGAAATACGCTACTGTCAATTTAACCATCGACTTGGGACAGGTATTTACATAACAACCTAGAAGAGTATAGTTtttgaaagaaggaaaagaagagacAAAGAACGGCTCAGTGTTGCCGTCCTGTTTTGTCTCCGTGAGAAGAAACAAGTACTATAACTTTATGTGGGCTCTGTAGGggactgaaagaaaaaaaagcatcgGGTTAGCAGCGGTCAATTTCAGAAATCGGAGAAGGccttttgaacttgaaaaagcTAGAGACTAAGGGAGGGAGCAATGAGATAGCAGTCAGTCGGGCTCtaacagaaataaaatccGAGGGGAAGATGTGAGGctgaggaggggggagagctAGAAAAATATACCAAGACGTGCACATGTGGTTTCCATTTGCGCTCTTGACTGCTAGTATATTGCTGTCTACATTCTTCTGCAGTCCATTAGAATGTTCATCTCATTAACAATGATTGTCGAGCtgcgaaaatttgaaatggaacgctttttttaagttttctcATGATAGTCCATCAAAAATGTAGAACATGGACCTTCCGGTCCGATAGTCTTTGGGGCCTCTAATCTACGGGTGGACATCGGTTTCAGTGAACACCCACTTCCCGCTTGTTTTTATCAGTAACGTCCAGTCACCATATTTACCacccatacttttttttatgtgtttaCTAAATATCAAATGCCTTCttatcatttgttattttggcTATGGTTCATGGTTTATACCAAAAGGATGGGATTCATGATTCAATTGGGACTGATATTTTTGTCGACTTCCCATACTAGTagacaaaatttgttttctcacAACCGACAGTCAATATTCCACgacattctttttaaatactgAAAAGGCGATAGCGAAAAGGAGATTCTCAACTAACTTTCATCCCATCGTCTAAGCTTCCGACAAGATGGGGTTTGAAGTTAGCATAAACATGGAAGATTATGTAAACACTCGACGGACATCTGTCGAGTGACTGGCCGACTGGACTATTTCAACACATATTCGAGAATTTGAATCGATGAGTGtcctcatttaaaaaatttaatcttaaCATGCTAGGAATTTCACGTTGCCTACGTTTTCATCAAAATGGGAAATTCTCCACGCCCTGGTGTTTGGGTGCTAGAACGCTCAACCGATAATGGGTTAACTTATGCCCCGTGGCAGTATTTTGCCGACACTGTAAGGTAAAGACAACAGccaaaatttgatgaaatgaaCACGTTTAGAAATATGGAGATTTTCTAATAAATTCACATTCTTTCCAGCGATTGCGTTGACCAATTTGGACCGGAGACGATTGATCCTATCTCCAGAGACGATTCCGTTACTTGTGAAACGCAGTTTTCAAAAGTCGTCCCATTGGAGGACGGAGAGGTAATTTAATAGCAAGTTAGATATCCCAACAGACAGCAAAATTGCATAACCGGCTTTTGTTTATAGATTGTTGTCTCGCTCTTGAATAATCGCCCATCTGCAACAAATTTCTATAACTCGACCGTTTTGCAAGAATGGACAAAGGCAACAAACATTCGTCTAAGGCTTTTGCGGCCCAAGACTTTGCTTGGACAATGGGTCAGCTTTTCCCGTAACGATTTTACCCTCACTCGTCGGGTAAGAGTTTTCTTAATTAAATTCTAGGTTATAAtacatttcaatttgttgcatttaaaaattttctctatTTAGTTTTTCTATTCAATCCGTGACATTTCAATCGGAGGGCGTTGCGTTTGCAACGGTCATGCCGAATCTTGTGACATTACCGATCCCGAAGACGCGTACAAATTACTTTGTCGCTGTCAACACAACACTTGTGGGCCCCAATGCGAGCGATGCTGTCCAGGATTCGTCCAGAAAGCTTGGAAGCAGTCCAAAGCGTACGATCCTTTCACCTGCGAACGTAAGACATCCAATACctcaaattttataataagtttttcattacatctttttcttgattttagcTTGCAATTGCTTTGGCCATACCGACGAGTGTCAATACAATCCAGATATCGATCGTCTTGGTCTTTCGTTGGACATCAACGGATTCTACGAAGGTGGAGGTGTTTGCCAAAATTGTCGTCACAACACGCAAGGCATTAACTGTAACGAATGCAAACCAACATTTTATCGACCTTATGATAAATTGCTTAACGCTACCGATGTCTGTCAacgtaagaaaaaacaagcaatGCCATTATGATTTCTACACATAAcaaattttgtgtgtttgattTAGCATGCCAGTGTGACGAATTTTTCTCAACTGGAAACTGTGCGGAAGGCAGTGGTCAATGCGAGTGTCGACCGCAGTTCCTCTCGCCGCATTGCGATCAGTGTAGTTTTGGCTACTATGGATACCCGCAGTGCAAACCCTGCGATTGTCATATCAACGGTACCAGAGATAATGTTTGCGAAGTCGGTGGAGGCCAGTGCCCCTGCAAATATAACTATGCCGGAAATAATTGCGATCAATGTGCCGAAGGCTATTACAACTTCCCCGAATGCTTacgtaatttaatttaaaattatgtcttatttgataaaaataataagcatTTTCTCTGATCTTCACGTACAGCCTGTGAATGCGAAGCTCCAGGATCAATCTCCGACGCTTGCGATTTAGAGAACGGTCAGTGTCAATGTGATCACAATTTTGGAGGACGTAGCTGTGAACGTTGCGAACACGGCTTCTTCAATTATCCGACTTGCACTTGTAAGATAAAAgtatatctttaaaaaaataataatgagaaTATACAAAAATCTGTATTTTTCTGTTAGACTGCAACTGTGATCCACGAGGAACAATTAAGGAAGTATGTGACAAAAATAATGGTCAGTGTATTTGCAAGCCGGGATATGGTGGACCCAGGTGTGACCAGTGCCAACCAAGTTATTGGGGCCATCCTGACTGCAAACCGTGCGGCTGTAGTGACTCCGGAAGTGCGTCTACCATCTGCACACCCAACGGAAAATGTCCATGCTTGCCCAACTTCTCAGGACGTGCTTGTGACCAGTGCTCACCCGGTTATTTCAAATACCCAGAATGCATCAGTAAGTGTTTTATCAGAACTTAGCCAGCCAATACGTAAATCGTGACAGATACTTATTGTACGCGGTTTTTCTAATCAGGTTGCAATTGTGATACATCGGGATCACTCGGAGTTTCTTGTGACGACGAAGGGCGTTGTCAGTGTCGTAGCAACTTTGACGGACATCGATGTGATCACTGTCGTGAAGGATTTTACAACTATCCTGCTTGCGAAGGTAACATgtgtttaaataaattatcccATTATTTGTGGCTGAcagtttgtttatattttagaTTGTAACTGCGATCCGGCTGGTGTCGTTGAGGCGTTCGCTGGTTGTGGATCAGTGCCCAAAGGCGAGTTATGCAAATGTAAAGAGCGCGTTCAGGGCCGTATATGCAACCAGTGCAAACCGCTTTATTGGAACATGCAAACTAACAATCCATTTGGATGTCAAGGTACTGTAATCATTCTTCTTTACATTCCAGaactttttattgattcaatcaTTTTGGTTTACAGATTGTGATTGCGTTGTAGCTGGAACAATCGGTTCGCTGCGGGTGTGCGGATCGGATGATGGGCAGTGTTCTTGTAAATCACGAGTAACCAGTCGTCGTTGTAGCGATTGTGCTGACGGTTTCTTTAACTTGCAAGAAGATAATCCGTTTGGTTGCATGGGTGtgtattaaaatttattgattcattcGTTAATAACACCCCCGTTAAAACCTTTTAATCAATGAATTTTCAGATTGCGGTTGCAATATTGGAGGATCAGTGAGCCCACTGTGTGACAAGACTACAGGACAATGTGTCTGTCGTCAACGTATTCAAGGAAGATCTTGTGACGAACCTCTTCAATTGCACTACTTCCCCACTTTATATCAATATCAGTACGAAGCTGAAGATGGCTACACGCCCACTCGATCACCTGTTCGATTTGGTTACGATCATACTCAATTCCCTGGTTTCTCTTGGCGAGGCTATGCTGTCTTTTCCCAAATTCAGGTAATTATATTTAAAGACAATGTTTTGTGTTAAGTGTGGCCTCAATGTCGTTTTTTCCCTCATACAGAATGAAATCCTCCAAGAATTTATGATTGAAAAGCCATCGCTTTACAGAATGATTCTGCGCTATGTCAACCCGAACGACGACGCTGTAATGGCAAAAGTCAAGTTATCACCTGAAAACTCTCACGATGCCGAACAAACCTATCTAGTTCGCATGGAACCAAGCCGGGAACCTAAATTTGTAACTGTGGCTGGACCTTCGGGTAACCTTCCGACTCCATTCATCCTCAATCCGGGAATGTGGACAGCTTCGATTGCTACAAATAAGAGTCTCCTTCTCGATTACTTCGCTCTTCTCCCTGCTGCTTATTATGAAGGAACAATCCTTCAGGAGCGTGTTCTTAAACCCTGCTTACATACTGATCAGCAGCAAGGATCGTGCCGACAATTTACTTATGCTAGCCTTGATCCTTTCACCAATGTTCGAGGTGATGCGGCATACACACTTGTCGATGACAATACTGGAGAAGCTACTGTCATCTCGGATTCTCGGGTACAGTTTGAATATTAATAAGATTTTGGAtaagcaaattttttaatgatttctttttatttcttagttGATTAATGATGCAGTTGCACTGAGTGACACTCAGCAGGAAATTCACATGGATGTCGGAGTGCCTCGATCAGGAAACTACGTTCTTGTCTTGGCTTACGTCACATCCGGTCAAGGCAAACGAACATACATCGAAGTAGATGTTAATACAGCCAAGGATCGTCGCCAACAAGGTGTTGCCATCTTATACGATTGCACTCTGCGAACCAGCTGCCGTCAAGTGGTGACTGATAGCGACGGAAAAGTTGCAGATTTTCAATTGGGAATGGAAGGCAATAATAATGTCGTCATCCGCAGCGCTTCGATTAACGAAGAAGCTGATGCAGCCATCGATTCAATTATTGCCATACCCTCGTCAGAATGGTCTCTCGATTACGTTCAACCCAAATCAGTTTGTATTCAACGCGACGGAAAGTGTGTTGCCGGAAACTTCCCAGCTGCTTCCGATTCAACTCGCGTCGAATTTGAAAGTGGCACCATCCAACAGGCCACCAGCGTTCTCCCAGAAGAAATCTATGACGAAAATGTTGGTTTGGTTTATCTAGACAAGAAAGAGTCAATGGTAGACGTGACTGGTAAAGTCCCCCATGCTGGTTACTACGTATTCATCGTACATTACTACCAGCCAGCTCATCCACAATTCGAACTGGACGTTTTGCTGCAAAATGGACAGTTTTACGAAGCCAAACTGCCAACCACTCTCTGCCCATCCAATTCTGGATGCCGCTCAGTTATCAAACAGGCCAGCGGTAACCAAGCCTTCCAAATCCAGGAAAATTTTATCCTAACTCTCAAATCGCCCGCCAACAAGACCGCCTGGGTGGACTACGTATACGTAGTCCCAGCCGACGAGTTTACCCCCGCGCTTTTGGAGGAATCACCAATTGACTTGACGGCGGAATTCATCGCTCGTTGTGGCAGAAACAATTTCCAAGTTGACCGCAATACGCCAGAGTTTTGCCGACAAGCCATCTTCACTTTGACAACCGAATTCAACAGTGGAGCGCTGCCATGCCAATGCGATTTCCAAGGATCGCTCTCTTTCGAATGCGACCCCTTTGGTGGTCAATGTCCTTGCAAATCAGGCGTTATTGGTCGTCAATGTACACGATGCCAGACAGGCTATTTTGGATTCCCCGATTGCAAGCCGTGCGACTGCCCCTCTACCGCTCTCTGTGACCCTGCCTCCGGTTCTTGCATCTGTCCTCCACGTGTAACAGGTATAATTCAAtcagcattttaaaaaatatcttaaaTCTACCTTTGAGTTATTTTTTCAAGGCGCTCGCTGTGACCAGTGTGTTGCCAACACGTACGGTTACGATCCAATTATCGGTTGCGAGGAATGTAGTTGCAATCCTCAGGGTGTCCATCAAGGCAATCTCCAGGTAAAACGTTACATcagtattttattattcaatctGCTAATATTGCTATTGACGATTTCAGTGTGATTCTTCCACCGGTCAATGCCAATGTAAACACAATGTCGTCAGTCGTAAATGCGATCGCTGTGCTTTTGGATATTGGGTATGGCCCTTCTCTAGCAACAATTTAATAATCTTTAACTAATCTTCCAATATTTCATCATAAATTTAGGCCTTCCCTTATTGCCAATTATGTAATTGCGACGTTCGAGGTTCGGCTGAAGAAATCTGTGACCAAGAAACAGCTAGCTGCTTCTGTAAGGAAAACGTGATTGGGCTATCTTGCGACATGTGTTCCTCAGGCACATTCAACCTACAAGAATCTAATCCAAGAGGCTGTAGCAAGTGTTTCTGTTTCGGCAAAGCCTCTACTTGCACTACCTCTCAGCTCTTCCGTTCACACGTAACAGACATGAAGGACTGGACGGCTGCTGCCATCGTTGTTGGCCTTGTCGGCTCTCGTCGTAGTGTCGACCAAGTTCAGTCATACGATCAAATGGTCAGAGCCGTTCTCACCGATTTCCTACCCGAAGATGGTTCCTTTTACTTTTCGGCTCCACTTACTTATTTGGGCAACAAGTTGACTTCGTATGGCGGAAACCTCAATTACACCATTGTTTACGTCGCTGGAACAGCAGGCTACGCCGTCAGCGCTCCTGACATCATCCTCATCGGAGGCGATTTTACTCTATATCATTTTGGTCATGAAACACCATCGTCATCTGTACCGTTGGCCGTTAGCGTTGAAATCAACGAACGAAACTTTGTCCTTCCGTCTGGTCTACCAGCTTCCCGAGAGAATCTTTTAGTAGCCCTTAAAGACGTCCGTGGCGTCTACATCCGTGGATCTTATTCAGACCCAACCCGCGAAGCCCGGTTGACATCAGTCACCATGGATATCGCTGTCAGGGAGCTTACGAACAACGCCGATGTTGCTGTGGCTGTGGAACAGTGCAATTGCCCTGTCAACTATCAAGGAACTTCATGCGAGGATTGCGCACCTGGTCATTTCAGGGCTCATACCGGTCCATACGGCGGATTCTGTGTCCCGTGTCAatgtaaaaacgaaaatctataattttagtttagtttaaaaaatgtaatctgattttttttccaggtcaTGGACACAGTGACACTTGTGACCCAATTACAGGAAAATGCTTCAACTGCAAACACAACACTGTTGGAGACCATTGCGAAAAATGCGATGTTGGTTACCAGGGTGATGCAACTCAAGCAACGCCTTCAGACTGTTTGATCTGCGCTTGTCCTCTTCCAATCGAATCCAACAACTTCGCCCTGACTTGCGATTTTTCACCAGCTGGCGATGAAATCGCTTGTCAATGCAAACCCGGCTATACTGGTCCCCTGTGCGAGTCATGCGCTCCAGGATTTTACGGACGACCTGAAGCTATTGGCGATTTTTGCAAACCTTGCAATTGCTCCAACAATATTGACGTTGATGATCCACAAGCATGTGATTCAATCACTGGCGAATGCTTAAAATGCTTGAATAACGCCTATGGACCGGCATGTGGCCTCTGTGCTCCAGGCTTCTACGGTGACGCCGTGGAACTTAAAGACTGTCAAGGATGTCATTGCGATGAGTAagtttcatttaaattaataaatctttgacaaaaaaaaaaactaataaaaattcaattgtagGTGCGGAACGAGCCAGTGCAGCAGTTTTACTGGCGTCTGTGAGTGCCAACCGAATGTCATTGGCGAAAAATGCGATCGTTGCGCTCCTGACCACTATGGTTTCAGCTCATGCCGTGGTTGCCGCTCTTGCAGCTGTGCGAGTGCCTCAGAAGGAACTCAATGTGACGATAACACGGGCCAGTGTCGATGCCGTCCAGGAGCTGCTGGTCGCCATTGCGAACGCTGTGTGTCTGGATTTTGGAATTACAGTCCGGCCGGATGCCAGTCATGTAATTGCAATGAGGACTTTGCCATTGGAGTGGGATGTAATCCGGAAACTGGCCAGTGCGCTTGTTTGCCTGGTGTTATtggtaattttgaaaatcattatAAATTTAAGCTAATGAAAAACTAATTTCAATTGGCAATCACAGGCGATAAATGCGAGGCTTGCCCTTACCGCTGGGTTTTGGTTCCCGACCAGGGCTGTTTTGAATGTGATTCTTGCTCACACAACCTGCTGGATGTCACTGATGAATTGAGAATGATTGTGGACCCCATTGTTGGAGAATTCCAAACGGTTGCACTGACCTTCTTCACTCATCAAAAACTGGCTTCTCTAAACCAATCTGCTTTGGACTTGAGAGCCGAAGTAGGAAATCTAGATGTTTCTCAAATTCAGTTTGGACCATTGGAAGCTGTCACAGTTGAGTTAGAGGCTACCTCTCGTGGCTTGAAAATCAAAACCGGCTACGTCGAGGAAGAATCAATGGAAAAGGCTCACGAAGCCAACAATGCTCTCATCGAGTCCGTCGAGGTGGAGAAGCTCATCCAAGAGGCTGTCCAGAAATCACGATCTATCATCGGGGAGGTTGCCGTTCTTGCCGAGAGTTTGGAAGGTGGTGCTGGACCTCAAATTGACAAAGCACTCGGCGAAGCCCAAGTTATGTTGCAAGAGATTCGCTCAAGAAACTTCCAACAGCGCCAGAGTGGAGCAGATCACGAGCTTCAGGAAGCTATCAGTTTATTAggaaagatgaaagaagagGCCCTGCCTGTTCGCGACAACAGCATTTTACTTGCCAATCTTACCACCCGTCTCAACGATTTAATCAGCCGAGTTATGGATTTGAGTAAAAATATTGACGGAACAAAGAATAACGTCAAAATGGCTGACAAGCTGACAAATGCAAATCGCGTCTCATCTTCGTTAGGTGCCGTGGCTGACATTCAACAGCGCAATACCACCGCGAGCGCTCATTTGAAAAACTGCGCTCAAGTTTTATATAATGCTACGGCTTTGATGGAGAGTGCACGCAAAACACTTGACAAACTTAAGCTGGATATTGATCGCCTCATGACTTCAAAAAATACACTTCACGAAGCAGTTGAACAGAAGGAAACTGATTTGGCCGAATCGCGAAAAATCCTTTACGACGCACAGATCCACGCAACTAAACTCGGAGACCAAGCGGCCGGATTAGATGAAATGTTGACTGACACTCGCCAAACTTCAGAGAATGCCGTTTCAGCTGCCAATTCCTACAAAAATATTGTCGACGCCATTGATGAAGCCATCAAGGCGGCAGAGCAAGCCACGAACGCAGGTTTGAACGCCACCCAGCTCTCAGCAGGAGTGGGAGAACGAGCTCAATTATCGCATCAACGCTCCGAAGAGCTACTGGCGCAAGCAAGAGACGCGCTTCAACGAACCCAGACTATGCTGAAACCACGTTTAATGGCCGCAGAAACCCTGTCCAATTTGGTGGAAGAGAACAATCAACGCACTGCGGAAGGTTTGAAGGCTGTTAACGAGGCATTGGACAAGATCGTTCCTACCGGCAGTGccaaacaaaatggccgaaaagCCGTAGAAACAAGCACTGGGGCTCAGCAGGGTGGCTCGGAAGCTTCAGCGAAAATCCAAGAggtttcaaatcaaatccCGATGCAAAGAGACCGTACCAATCAGTTAGCCCGTGATATTGACACCGTCGGCAAAAGCACAACATTTTCGCTCTCCAATCTTGAGCGACTCAACGCCGTTTTGCCCGATCTTCGCAATCTCCTTACTCGctctaaagaaaaacaagctgTTTTGAGTGTAATGGGTAAAGATTTGTCAGCAAAATTGGCGGAATTACGTCAGAAAACGGCATTGGCTCGTGATCAAGCTAATCGCATTACTGTTGGAGTTACTTTCTACCATAATTCAACACTGCAACTGCACAACCCTGAAGGTCTCAGTCGTGCGGCCACAGCCAATCAATTCTCTCTTTACTTCCGAACAGCAGACACAAATGGCTTCCTTGCCTATCTTGGTAACGAGGTCGGAACAAGCAAGAAACTCCGGCGAACTCGTTCAGACGATTTCATGACACTCGAAATCCGTAATGGATACTTGACCCTAACGACAGATCTTGGCTCAGGTCCTCAATCAGTTACCAACGATCGTTTGGTTTCCGATAACGTTTGGTACCAGGCTGTTGTGCAGCGAACAGGTAAATCTGTCCGGCTCACGGTTCGTGCCGAAAAAGAAGCTGGTGAAGTGGAAGTCACCACTAAAGAAGCTGTATTGCCGGGCACCTTTTCCGTTTTCAATTTGGATCAGGACTTGTCGAAGATTTTCATCGGCGGATACCCCCAAAAAGCTAATATTCAACCTACCGTTCTCTACGCCTCTTTCCGCGGAGAAGTTGAAGAAGTCATGATAGGCGACACGGCAGTTGGTTTGTGGAATTTTGTCGATGCTGCCAATATTTACGGAGCTGTTGAACGCGACAAGCTGAAAAATCTGCAAGAGAGCACTGGCTATCGTTTTGATGGC
This DNA window, taken from Daphnia pulex isolate KAP4 chromosome 2, ASM2113471v1, encodes the following:
- the LOC124209694 gene encoding laminin subunit alpha-like isoform X1; this encodes MGVLNCSPLLIGVIVVICTRFVGAQRDPIPKIQVVDGGLSPPYFNLADNRRIYASATCGEDVTGPELYCKLVGSSTSNLDPGEDINIIKGQICDTCDPTDPKRSHPASNAIDGTSNWWQSPPMSRGLKYATVNLTIDLGQEFHVAYVFIKMGNSPRPGVWVLERSTDNGLTYAPWQYFADTVSDCVDQFGPETIDPISRDDSVTCETQFSKVVPLEDGEIVVSLLNNRPSATNFYNSTVLQEWTKATNIRLRLLRPKTLLGQWVSFSRNDFTLTRRFFYSIRDISIGGRCVCNGHAESCDITDPEDAYKLLCRCQHNTCGPQCERCCPGFVQKAWKQSKAYDPFTCEPCNCFGHTDECQYNPDIDRLGLSLDINGFYEGGGVCQNCRHNTQGINCNECKPTFYRPYDKLLNATDVCQPCQCDEFFSTGNCAEGSGQCECRPQFLSPHCDQCSFGYYGYPQCKPCDCHINGTRDNVCEVGGGQCPCKYNYAGNNCDQCAEGYYNFPECLPCECEAPGSISDACDLENGQCQCDHNFGGRSCERCEHGFFNYPTCTYCNCDPRGTIKEVCDKNNGQCICKPGYGGPRCDQCQPSYWGHPDCKPCGCSDSGSASTICTPNGKCPCLPNFSGRACDQCSPGYFKYPECISCNCDTSGSLGVSCDDEGRCQCRSNFDGHRCDHCREGFYNYPACEDCNCDPAGVVEAFAGCGSVPKGELCKCKERVQGRICNQCKPLYWNMQTNNPFGCQDCDCVVAGTIGSLRVCGSDDGQCSCKSRVTSRRCSDCADGFFNLQEDNPFGCMDCGCNIGGSVSPLCDKTTGQCVCRQRIQGRSCDEPLQLHYFPTLYQYQYEAEDGYTPTRSPVRFGYDHTQFPGFSWRGYAVFSQIQNEILQEFMIEKPSLYRMILRYVNPNDDAVMAKVKLSPENSHDAEQTYLVRMEPSREPKFVTVAGPSGNLPTPFILNPGMWTASIATNKSLLLDYFALLPAAYYEGTILQERVLKPCLHTDQQQGSCRQFTYASLDPFTNVRGDAAYTLVDDNTGEATVISDSRLINDAVALSDTQQEIHMDVGVPRSGNYVLVLAYVTSGQGKRTYIEVDVNTAKDRRQQGVAILYDCTLRTSCRQVVTDSDGKVADFQLGMEGNNNVVIRSASINEEADAAIDSIIAIPSSEWSLDYVQPKSVCIQRDGKCVAGNFPAASDSTRVEFESGTIQQATSVLPEEIYDENVGLVYLDKKESMVDVTGKVPHAGYYVFIVHYYQPAHPQFELDVLLQNGQFYEAKLPTTLCPSNSGCRSVIKQASGNQAFQIQENFILTLKSPANKTAWVDYVYVVPADEFTPALLEESPIDLTAEFIARCGRNNFQVDRNTPEFCRQAIFTLTTEFNSGALPCQCDFQGSLSFECDPFGGQCPCKSGVIGRQCTRCQTGYFGFPDCKPCDCPSTALCDPASGSCICPPRVTGARCDQCVANTYGYDPIIGCEECSCNPQGVHQGNLQCDSSTGQCQCKHNVVSRKCDRCAFGYWAFPYCQLCNCDVRGSAEEICDQETASCFCKENVIGLSCDMCSSGTFNLQESNPRGCSKCFCFGKASTCTTSQLFRSHVTDMKDWTAAAIVVGLVGSRRSVDQVQSYDQMVRAVLTDFLPEDGSFYFSAPLTYLGNKLTSYGGNLNYTIVYVAGTAGYAVSAPDIILIGGDFTLYHFGHETPSSSVPLAVSVEINERNFVLPSGLPASRENLLVALKDVRGVYIRGSYSDPTREARLTSVTMDIAVRELTNNADVAVAVEQCNCPVNYQGTSCEDCAPGHFRAHTGPYGGFCVPCQCHGHSDTCDPITGKCFNCKHNTVGDHCEKCDVGYQGDATQATPSDCLICACPLPIESNNFALTCDFSPAGDEIACQCKPGYTGPLCESCAPGFYGRPEAIGDFCKPCNCSNNIDVDDPQACDSITGECLKCLNNAYGPACGLCAPGFYGDAVELKDCQGCHCDECGTSQCSSFTGVCECQPNVIGEKCDRCAPDHYGFSSCRGCRSCSCASASEGTQCDDNTGQCRCRPGAAGRHCERCVSGFWNYSPAGCQSCNCNEDFAIGVGCNPETGQCACLPGVIGDKCEACPYRWVLVPDQGCFECDSCSHNLLDVTDELRMIVDPIVGEFQTVALTFFTHQKLASLNQSALDLRAEVGNLDVSQIQFGPLEAVTVELEATSRGLKIKTGYVEEESMEKAHEANNALIESVEVEKLIQEAVQKSRSIIGEVAVLAESLEGGAGPQIDKALGEAQVMLQEIRSRNFQQRQSGADHELQEAISLLGKMKEEALPVRDNSILLANLTTRLNDLISRVMDLSKNIDGTKNNVKMADKLTNANRVSSSLGAVADIQQRNTTASAHLKNCAQVLYNATALMESARKTLDKLKLDIDRLMTSKNTLHEAVEQKETDLAESRKILYDAQIHATKLGDQAAGLDEMLTDTRQTSENAVSAANSYKNIVDAIDEAIKAAEQATNAGLNATQLSAGVGERAQLSHQRSEELLAQARDALQRTQTMLKPRLMAAETLSNLVEENNQRTAEGLKAVNEALDKIVPTGSAKQNGRKAVETSTGAQQGGSEASAKIQEVSNQIPMQRDRTNQLARDIDTVGKSTTFSLSNLERLNAVLPDLRNLLTRSKEKQAVLSVMGKDLSAKLAELRQKTALARDQANRITVGVTFYHNSTLQLHNPEGLSRAATANQFSLYFRTADTNGFLAYLGNEVGTSKKLRRTRSDDFMTLEIRNGYLTLTTDLGSGPQSVTNDRLVSDNVWYQAVVQRTGKSVRLTVRAEKEAGEVEVTTKEAVLPGTFSVFNLDQDLSKIFIGGYPQKANIQPTVLYASFRGEVEEVMIGDTAVGLWNFVDAANIYGAVERDKLKNLQESTGYRFDGEGYATLDRKSYRFRDRVDVQLKFKSTADNGLLFLAGKGKEFMSIELNKGKVVYRYNLGDDTITLKSPEKYNDDKWHTIEAVRRLRDGILKVDGADVAQRSSTIGDSDLSVTNYMYFGGYPGDHRFEDVTNVDFDGCIDEVQISGTPVDLSQNVEAFGVVSGCPAKVANIVSFNEAGTGYVSLPGVNIENFAQVSLKFKTKQDNGLVFYMANEDQTNRLSLSLLDGALVLRSSPGGDLSSESPTKLNDGQWHVVTATADGSQISLVVDDFDVYTLDTPNSPLVIPATPIYFGGVPDRFALAPGASATDSSFSGCIGDTTINGKLINYASSTGNQGASVAKCPLPDALGGSPLKPKRIDDEDSSPIDPVPSETVPSETVPSETVPSETDPIESLPFEPVTQPSEPIEPEPTTEAEVVTTTTEAIPVTTPIPETTTIPMGQCRLPVQPADDPDVDDNSGTRFGNVKFSRHEYNTLPGRHRQKSELSVEFKTSEPDGIIFYAAENRHIDYTALYLKDGKLHFSFNCGTGPALLSSPETYNDDQWHTVMFNRDRQNGTLVVDDLVVAEGSSPGNTQTINVDQPHYVGGISPEVLNNARHNFKGVEGGLIGCLRNFRASSRPAGEPSYLEGTEPCSSKVETGSFFAVQGGYIKAVENFRVGLDIDISMEIKPRSTSGILMSVHGRRDFLLLQMVNGALIFSVDNGRGPIVATYIPPHEHHMCDGKWHYVQAIKAKNVVTLSVDNVFVEPGIGVAGVSSTDTNNPLFIGGHPNPSKPRGIKTQEQFVGCIRNLNINRNLLRFGSTQAIGSVTATTCPTI